In Streptosporangium album, the following are encoded in one genomic region:
- a CDS encoding serine/threonine-protein kinase, which produces MDRVIGPYRVVRGLGQGGTGEVFLARDPDGRQVVVKLIHPHLAAGPAFRQRFQQEAEAASRTARSCIAPVVDTRLDGDQAYLVTEYVDGPDLRRRVEGEGPLAGSALDTLAVSTAVALQAVHAAGVVHRNLKPSTVLLGPLGPRVIGFGVAHLTGQAGAPGYVSPEEARGEEVGTASDVFAWGGIVLYAATGRTPSGGGTGLYGDRVGPGLTGLHGAEPGPAEPPGGSVEPDLTGLHGPLRELAGRALAWDPAHRPSVQDILRILTGAADPATSLASRPAPPNPQEVRPPALPAVVERPAPRPPTPAADTPATQWRRSVALPLAGGVAVALVVAGISFFLPDDGAAGDRRPPTPPAVDVSGTAQPTGSPSAPTTPSPSPSSTPATAKPTSARTLPFLDDFTGPNSGWTVAARGRGKHRPVRGAYRLVASSDDYLPVIAPVSTPVGNTTITAKLQMLGGKGTFGVFCRGMDKGSRRYEFSITSDGDASIVKSGEAPATVKRVRVPGYDPARLVSLQATCRGGTAGTSLSLRVNGRQVVSRIDRKGPLASGSIGMFAHASRDGSGVDVSFNSFEALP; this is translated from the coding sequence ATGGATCGTGTCATTGGGCCGTACCGCGTGGTGCGCGGGCTCGGGCAGGGAGGCACGGGCGAGGTGTTCCTCGCCCGTGACCCCGACGGCCGTCAGGTCGTCGTCAAGCTCATCCACCCTCACCTGGCCGCCGGACCGGCGTTCCGGCAGCGGTTCCAGCAGGAGGCGGAAGCCGCCTCCCGCACCGCCAGGTCCTGTATTGCCCCGGTTGTGGACACCAGGCTCGACGGTGACCAGGCCTACCTGGTCACCGAGTACGTCGACGGCCCGGACCTGCGCCGACGGGTCGAAGGCGAGGGCCCTCTCGCCGGATCGGCCCTGGACACGCTGGCCGTGTCCACCGCGGTCGCCCTGCAGGCCGTCCACGCCGCCGGGGTCGTGCACCGGAATCTGAAGCCGTCCACCGTCCTGCTGGGTCCGCTCGGCCCGAGGGTGATCGGCTTCGGCGTGGCCCATCTCACCGGCCAGGCGGGCGCCCCCGGGTACGTGTCGCCGGAGGAGGCGCGCGGAGAGGAGGTCGGCACCGCGTCGGACGTGTTCGCCTGGGGCGGGATCGTCCTCTACGCGGCGACCGGCCGCACCCCGTCCGGCGGCGGCACGGGGCTGTACGGTGACCGTGTCGGACCCGGCCTGACCGGACTGCACGGCGCCGAGCCCGGCCCGGCAGAGCCGCCAGGTGGCAGCGTCGAGCCGGATCTGACCGGGCTGCACGGTCCGCTCCGCGAGCTGGCCGGGCGCGCCCTCGCCTGGGACCCGGCCCACCGCCCGAGCGTGCAGGACATCCTCAGGATCCTCACCGGCGCGGCCGACCCCGCCACGTCTCTCGCCTCGAGACCCGCCCCGCCGAACCCGCAGGAGGTACGGCCCCCCGCCCTGCCCGCCGTGGTGGAACGCCCCGCGCCCCGGCCGCCGACCCCGGCGGCGGACACCCCCGCGACGCAGTGGAGGCGGTCGGTCGCCCTTCCCCTCGCCGGAGGGGTGGCGGTCGCGCTGGTCGTCGCCGGTATCTCCTTCTTCCTGCCGGACGACGGCGCCGCCGGCGACCGCAGGCCCCCGACGCCACCGGCCGTCGACGTGAGCGGCACGGCCCAGCCCACGGGCTCCCCCTCCGCCCCGACGACCCCGTCACCGTCACCGTCCTCCACCCCGGCGACGGCCAAGCCCACGTCGGCGCGGACCCTGCCGTTCCTGGACGACTTCACCGGCCCCAACAGCGGCTGGACCGTGGCGGCGCGGGGCAGGGGAAAGCACCGGCCGGTCCGCGGCGCCTACCGGCTCGTCGCCTCCTCGGACGACTACCTCCCGGTCATCGCCCCCGTGAGCACACCGGTGGGGAACACGACCATCACCGCGAAGCTCCAGATGCTGGGCGGCAAGGGCACCTTCGGCGTCTTCTGCCGTGGCATGGACAAGGGTTCCCGCCGCTACGAGTTCTCGATCACCAGCGACGGTGACGCCTCCATCGTCAAGAGCGGCGAGGCGCCCGCCACGGTGAAACGCGTCCGCGTGCCCGGTTACGACCCCGCCCGGCTCGTCAGCCTGCAGGCGACCTGCCGGGGCGGCACGGCGGGGACCAGCCTGAGCCTGCGCGTCAACGGCAGGCAGGTCGTCTCCCGGATCGACAGGAAGGGGCCACTCGCCTCCGGCTCCATCGGCATGTTCGCCCACGCCTCGCGCGACGGCTCCGGTGTGGACGTCAGCTTCAACTCCTTCGAGGCGCTTCCCTGA